One window of the Agrobacterium larrymoorei genome contains the following:
- a CDS encoding ATP-binding cassette domain-containing protein — protein MTEPLPLLKTEHLTMRFGGVVANDDINFTLQEMELRCLIGPNGAGKSTFFKSLTGQQTPTSGTIAFRGQPIAGKLPHEIARMGIGIKTQVPNVFNGLSISENIWLAARRKATPVGLPKLVAHVLDLIQLSGDKERIVGTLSHGQRQWVEIGMVLAAEPDLILLDEPAAGMTDEETLRTADIIRDINQSRAIVVVEHDMAFIRLIAKTVTVFHQGRVLIEDTVDKVLADQRVRDVYLGKKVAA, from the coding sequence ATGACGGAACCTCTCCCCCTCCTCAAAACTGAGCACTTGACCATGCGCTTCGGTGGAGTGGTCGCCAATGACGACATCAATTTCACCTTACAGGAGATGGAATTAAGGTGCCTGATCGGTCCGAACGGTGCTGGCAAGAGCACCTTCTTCAAATCGCTGACGGGCCAGCAGACGCCGACCTCCGGCACGATCGCCTTTCGAGGTCAGCCGATCGCCGGCAAGCTGCCGCATGAGATTGCCCGCATGGGGATCGGCATCAAGACGCAGGTGCCGAATGTCTTCAACGGCCTTTCCATATCCGAAAACATATGGCTGGCCGCTCGTCGAAAGGCGACACCCGTGGGCCTGCCCAAGCTCGTTGCCCATGTCCTCGACCTCATCCAACTGTCTGGGGACAAGGAACGGATTGTTGGCACTCTGTCTCACGGTCAGCGGCAATGGGTGGAGATCGGGATGGTTCTAGCCGCCGAGCCGGACCTGATCCTGCTCGATGAACCGGCTGCCGGCATGACCGACGAGGAGACGCTGCGCACCGCCGACATCATTCGCGACATCAACCAATCCCGCGCCATCGTCGTTGTCGAACACGACATGGCCTTCATTCGCCTCATCGCCAAAACCGTGACCGTCTTTCACCAGGGCCGCGTGCTGATCGAAGATACCGTCGACAAGGTGCTGGCGGATCAACGTGTTCGCGATGTCTATCTCGGGAAGAAGGTGGCGGCATGA
- a CDS encoding ABC transporter ATP-binding protein, producing MTRLLDVKGLRSGYGRIPILAGVDMTMDEGEYLGILGHNGMGKTTLMRTLMGHLPATGGTVEFAGKTITGMKPYERSRLGLGLVPQGREIFPELSVMENLRMGLASAPREDQAVIDTVLEDFPRLVRLLDRRGGALSGGEQQLLALARCLCTRPRLVLLDEPTEGIQPSIIEEMIETLLALKARWKLSLIVVEQNLEFITALSERILHIQKGRMTGELDRDAILSGEIGLAAMA from the coding sequence ATGACACGACTTCTCGACGTTAAGGGACTGCGCTCCGGCTACGGCCGCATCCCAATCCTCGCCGGTGTCGACATGACGATGGACGAGGGTGAATATCTGGGCATTCTCGGCCATAACGGCATGGGAAAGACAACGCTGATGCGAACGCTCATGGGGCATCTTCCAGCCACGGGCGGCACCGTCGAGTTCGCCGGCAAGACCATCACCGGCATGAAGCCCTACGAACGGTCCCGGCTCGGCCTTGGCCTGGTGCCGCAGGGGCGAGAAATCTTTCCCGAACTCAGCGTCATGGAGAACCTCCGTATGGGGTTGGCGTCGGCGCCACGCGAGGACCAGGCCGTCATCGATACAGTACTGGAAGATTTCCCGCGGCTCGTACGGCTTCTCGATCGGCGAGGCGGTGCGCTTTCCGGCGGCGAACAGCAGCTTCTGGCGCTCGCCCGCTGCCTGTGCACCCGCCCCCGCCTGGTCCTGCTCGACGAGCCCACCGAAGGCATCCAGCCCTCGATCATCGAGGAAATGATCGAGACGCTTCTGGCCCTCAAAGCCCGCTGGAAGCTTTCGCTCATCGTCGTTGAGCAGAACCTGGAATTTATCACCGCGCTGTCGGAACGCATCCTGCATATCCAGAAAGGCCGAATGACCGGCGAACTGGACCGGGATGCCATTCTCTCCGGTGAAATAGGCCTCGCCGCCATGGCCTAA
- a CDS encoding amidase translates to MSITRPTVDDVADLAAELHMTMSLAEAAEYHALMGGMFDAYDVIDALPNPMPQVKYSRIPGFKPAPEDNKYGAWAIKTEVKGAAEGKLAGRTVVLKDNVALAGVPMMNGATTLEGFIPAADATIATRMLDAGATIVGKAVCEHFCLSGGSHTSDPAPVHNPWRMGYSAGGSSSGSAALVASGEVDMAIGGDQGGSIRIPASFCGIYGMKPTHGLVPYTGVMPIESTIDHTGPMTASVADNALLLEVLAGADGLDPRQYSPQVNAYTEALGKGVKGMKIGILKEGFLMPNLQPEVDAKVRAAADRLAKLGAEVSEVSIPEHLTALAAWNPITLEGFVMQMMHGNGMGFNWKGLYDVGLIEAHSTWRQKADDLSKTLKLTMLVGQWGLSHYRGRYYAKARNISIAVKAAYDAVFANYDLLLMPTLPCVSTPLPAKDASLEEIITRAFEMTGTTSPFDVTGHPAMSIPCGLADGLPVGLMLIGKDYAEATIYQAASAFEADGDWKTF, encoded by the coding sequence ATGTCCATCACACGCCCCACCGTCGACGATGTCGCGGATCTCGCCGCTGAACTCCATATGACCATGTCGCTCGCGGAAGCAGCCGAATATCACGCATTGATGGGCGGCATGTTCGACGCCTACGACGTGATCGACGCCCTGCCCAATCCGATGCCACAAGTGAAATATTCCCGTATACCCGGCTTTAAGCCGGCGCCGGAAGACAACAAATACGGCGCCTGGGCGATCAAGACCGAAGTCAAAGGCGCTGCGGAAGGCAAACTGGCAGGCCGAACAGTCGTTCTCAAGGACAATGTCGCACTCGCGGGCGTCCCGATGATGAATGGCGCGACGACGCTTGAGGGCTTTATTCCCGCGGCCGATGCGACCATCGCCACCCGCATGCTCGATGCCGGTGCGACCATTGTCGGCAAGGCCGTTTGCGAACATTTCTGCCTTTCCGGAGGCAGTCACACCTCCGATCCCGCGCCGGTCCACAATCCCTGGCGCATGGGCTATTCCGCAGGCGGTTCCTCGTCCGGTTCGGCGGCCCTCGTCGCATCCGGCGAGGTTGATATGGCCATCGGCGGCGATCAGGGCGGCTCGATCCGTATTCCAGCCTCCTTTTGCGGGATCTACGGCATGAAGCCGACACACGGTCTGGTCCCCTATACCGGCGTGATGCCGATCGAATCTACGATTGATCACACCGGTCCGATGACAGCCTCCGTCGCTGACAACGCGCTGCTCCTGGAAGTGCTGGCGGGTGCCGACGGGCTCGATCCGCGCCAGTATTCACCGCAGGTCAATGCCTATACCGAAGCGCTCGGCAAGGGCGTGAAGGGCATGAAGATCGGCATTCTCAAGGAAGGTTTCCTGATGCCGAACCTTCAGCCGGAAGTCGATGCGAAGGTGCGGGCGGCAGCCGACAGGCTTGCAAAACTCGGCGCCGAGGTGTCCGAAGTCTCCATTCCAGAGCATCTGACAGCGCTTGCGGCGTGGAACCCCATCACGCTCGAAGGTTTCGTAATGCAGATGATGCACGGCAACGGCATGGGCTTCAACTGGAAGGGGCTTTACGATGTCGGCCTGATCGAGGCCCATTCGACTTGGCGCCAGAAGGCGGACGACCTCTCGAAGACGCTAAAGCTGACGATGCTCGTCGGCCAGTGGGGCCTCAGTCACTATCGCGGCCGTTACTACGCCAAGGCTCGCAACATCTCCATCGCAGTAAAGGCCGCCTATGATGCCGTCTTCGCGAATTACGATCTGCTTTTGATGCCGACGCTGCCCTGCGTTTCCACGCCATTGCCGGCCAAGGACGCATCGCTTGAGGAGATCATAACTCGCGCCTTCGAAATGACCGGCACGACCAGCCCGTTCGACGTGACGGGGCACCCTGCCATGTCCATTCCCTGCGGTCTTGCGGACGGCCTTCCCGTCGGTCTCATGCTCATCGGCAAGGACTACGCGGAAGCAACGATCTACCAGGCCGCCAGTGCCTTCGAGGCGGACGGCGACTGGAAGACGTTCTGA
- a CDS encoding putative quinol monooxygenase codes for MQTISAIIRVLPGKEQVMHDALLAVAAHVKANEPKTLGFFIAQGDEDPCVFTTYERFADKAAMDAHNSSEAVATFFAIAKPILDGPVTLVTAIETGTPN; via the coding sequence ATGCAGACGATCAGCGCTATCATCCGCGTCCTGCCCGGCAAGGAGCAGGTCATGCACGACGCGCTTCTTGCCGTCGCCGCCCATGTGAAGGCGAACGAGCCGAAGACACTCGGCTTTTTCATCGCCCAAGGTGACGAGGACCCGTGTGTGTTTACGACCTACGAGCGGTTCGCCGACAAGGCAGCGATGGATGCGCACAACAGCTCCGAGGCGGTGGCGACCTTCTTCGCCATCGCCAAGCCTATCCTCGATGGTCCGGTAACGCTGGTGACCGCCATCGAGACCGGCACACCGAACTAA
- a CDS encoding GMC family oxidoreductase — MYDTIIVGAGSAGCVATYRLSQDESRKVLVLEAGQDAPLASNIPSDWVTMFNTRADWGYYTEPQAGCRGRRVFWPRGKMVGGSGALNAMIYIRGLASDYDAWEQAGCAGWGWRDVLPVFLSSEDNADFSDNPWHGTGGPLHVGHAPYVDEHEYQWLEAAAAAGYARTPDFNGPRQEGVGLFQFTIKNGERWSAGNAYLRPALLRPNVTLTKGVLVTGLIVENGRATGVKYLVNGVPETAYASSEVVMAAGAIGTCHILMLSGIGSADELRQIGISPRHDLPGVGKSLQDHLNIPVSFYSKKPMGIGAWTEEIMNESMKEWQDRRSGMRTSPWVAAGAHVCSREGIEPDLQLYGAITPHRDYARFLGGRSGITAHCVLQRPKSRGEIRLRSADPTEHPAIDPRYFVSDETGTDLTTLVEGVRINRRILSQAPIRDLIDYELSPSAECRTDEEIADYVRGHMATLYHPSSTCRMGTDPLAVTDPDTMKVHGLEGLRIADASAIPIMVSGNLNAPTIMVAERTCQKILAA, encoded by the coding sequence ATGTACGACACGATCATCGTGGGAGCGGGATCGGCCGGCTGCGTTGCCACCTATCGGTTGAGCCAGGACGAGAGCCGCAAGGTCCTCGTTCTCGAAGCCGGGCAGGACGCGCCCCTTGCCTCCAATATCCCGTCCGACTGGGTGACCATGTTCAACACCCGCGCCGACTGGGGATATTACACCGAGCCGCAGGCGGGGTGTCGCGGTCGCCGCGTTTTCTGGCCCCGCGGCAAGATGGTCGGCGGGTCCGGTGCCTTGAACGCCATGATCTACATCCGTGGACTGGCAAGCGATTACGACGCCTGGGAACAGGCCGGATGCGCCGGATGGGGCTGGCGTGACGTGCTGCCTGTTTTCCTCTCCAGTGAGGACAATGCCGATTTTTCCGACAACCCCTGGCACGGCACCGGCGGACCGCTGCATGTCGGTCACGCACCCTACGTCGATGAACACGAGTACCAATGGCTGGAAGCCGCGGCTGCGGCGGGTTATGCCCGCACCCCCGATTTCAACGGGCCGCGGCAGGAGGGAGTCGGCCTCTTCCAGTTCACGATCAAGAATGGCGAACGTTGGAGTGCCGGCAACGCCTATCTTCGCCCCGCCCTCCTCCGTCCCAACGTGACGCTCACAAAGGGAGTCCTGGTCACCGGATTGATCGTTGAGAACGGCCGCGCCACCGGGGTCAAGTATCTCGTCAACGGCGTACCGGAAACAGCGTATGCCTCAAGCGAAGTGGTGATGGCGGCCGGCGCGATCGGCACCTGCCATATATTGATGCTTTCCGGCATTGGCTCAGCGGATGAGCTGCGCCAGATAGGCATATCCCCCCGACACGACCTGCCCGGCGTAGGCAAGTCGCTTCAGGACCACCTCAACATTCCTGTTTCCTTCTACTCCAAGAAGCCCATGGGCATCGGCGCCTGGACGGAAGAGATTATGAACGAGAGCATGAAGGAATGGCAGGACCGTCGCAGTGGTATGCGCACCTCGCCCTGGGTTGCCGCAGGCGCGCATGTCTGTAGCCGGGAAGGCATCGAGCCTGACCTGCAGCTTTACGGCGCGATCACCCCGCACCGCGACTACGCCCGTTTTCTTGGCGGTCGCTCCGGCATCACGGCCCACTGTGTGCTTCAGCGTCCGAAAAGCCGCGGTGAAATCCGGCTTCGGTCCGCCGATCCGACCGAACACCCCGCGATCGATCCTCGCTATTTCGTGTCTGACGAAACGGGCACCGATCTCACGACATTGGTCGAAGGCGTTCGCATAAACCGTCGAATCCTGTCTCAAGCGCCGATCCGTGATCTGATCGACTACGAGCTTTCACCCAGCGCTGAATGCAGGACGGACGAGGAGATCGCGGATTATGTGCGCGGCCACATGGCGACACTCTACCATCCCTCCAGCACCTGCCGCATGGGCACGGACCCGCTGGCGGTCACCGATCCCGACACCATGAAGGTTCACGGACTGGAAGGCCTTCGCATCGCGGATGCCTCCGCCATTCCGATCATGGTGTCCGGCAATCTCAATGCGCCCACGATCATGGTCGCTGAACGCACCTGCCAGAAAATCCTCGCAGCCTAA
- a CDS encoding aldehyde dehydrogenase: MTIAPQSSHWQEKAATLRPEGRLFIDGDYVAARSGAVFESLNPANGTVLAEVARGDTGDVDHAVASALKAFKAGIWSRIPPRQRMAVLYRFADLIEAHTEEFALLDTLDMGKPISEMLSVDVPLALTCIRFTAECVDKLQGTVGATAPDALSYVLRQPLGVVGCIVPWNYPLLMTAWKIAPALAAGNSVVLKPAEQSPLSSVLLARLFVEAGGPPGVFNVVNGFGSEAGRALALHHDVEKIAFTGSVEVGKLMMTYSGQSNMKKISTECGGKSPHVIMADAADLEMAVDWTAMGIFGNQGEVCCAGSRILIQRKILPEFTSLLRMRAENTYRPGDPLDPATGMGPLVDIGQQKRVLNYIGLGKHAGASCISGGGIPVGLEHGAYVSPTIFTDVTNDMTIAREEIFGPVASLIAFDTYEEALAIANDTRFGLAAGIWTSDLGKAHQFIRDVEAGMVYVNSYMIGDMQFPFGGWKESGNGRDKCMEALASYTQTKSAWLTIGM, from the coding sequence ATGACGATCGCACCTCAATCCAGCCACTGGCAAGAGAAAGCCGCCACACTAAGGCCGGAAGGCCGTCTGTTTATCGACGGCGATTACGTTGCCGCAAGATCCGGGGCGGTTTTCGAAAGTCTCAATCCCGCAAACGGCACCGTTCTCGCCGAGGTCGCACGCGGGGATACTGGAGACGTCGACCACGCGGTCGCCTCCGCCCTTAAGGCCTTCAAGGCCGGCATATGGTCCCGCATTCCACCACGGCAGCGCATGGCCGTACTCTACCGCTTTGCCGACCTGATCGAGGCCCACACGGAGGAGTTCGCACTTCTCGATACGCTGGACATGGGCAAGCCGATCAGCGAAATGCTTTCGGTCGATGTGCCGCTGGCGCTGACCTGCATTCGCTTTACGGCCGAATGCGTCGACAAGCTGCAGGGAACGGTCGGCGCGACCGCGCCGGATGCCCTATCCTATGTATTGCGCCAGCCGCTTGGTGTCGTCGGCTGCATCGTTCCCTGGAACTATCCTCTTCTGATGACCGCCTGGAAGATTGCCCCCGCTCTTGCGGCTGGGAATTCTGTCGTCCTGAAGCCAGCCGAGCAGTCCCCGCTTTCCTCCGTGCTGCTGGCCCGACTTTTCGTGGAGGCCGGCGGACCTCCCGGCGTCTTCAATGTCGTCAACGGCTTTGGTTCGGAAGCCGGTAGGGCGCTTGCTCTGCATCATGATGTGGAGAAAATCGCGTTCACCGGGTCGGTCGAGGTCGGCAAGCTGATGATGACCTATTCCGGTCAGTCGAACATGAAGAAAATCTCGACGGAATGCGGCGGAAAATCACCCCATGTGATCATGGCCGATGCAGCCGATCTGGAAATGGCGGTGGACTGGACTGCCATGGGCATTTTTGGCAATCAGGGCGAAGTCTGCTGCGCCGGGTCCCGCATTCTTATCCAACGAAAGATCCTGCCGGAATTCACCTCACTGCTTCGGATGAGGGCGGAAAACACATATCGGCCGGGGGATCCGCTGGACCCGGCAACGGGTATGGGGCCTCTGGTCGACATCGGGCAGCAGAAACGCGTTCTGAACTATATCGGACTCGGAAAGCATGCCGGTGCCAGTTGCATCTCGGGCGGCGGCATACCCGTTGGCCTCGAACACGGCGCCTATGTCTCTCCGACGATATTCACAGATGTGACAAACGATATGACCATCGCCAGGGAAGAAATTTTCGGGCCTGTTGCCAGCCTCATCGCATTCGACACCTATGAGGAGGCACTGGCGATTGCCAATGACACACGCTTCGGTCTCGCCGCCGGAATCTGGACCTCCGATCTGGGAAAAGCTCACCAGTTTATAAGGGATGTCGAGGCAGGAATGGTTTATGTGAATAGCTACATGATCGGAGACATGCAGTTTCCGTTCGGCGGATGGAAAGAAAGCGGAAACGGTCGCGACAAGTGCATGGAGGCCCTGGCTTCCTACACGCAGACAAAAAGCGCCTGGCTAACCATAGGGATGTAG
- a CDS encoding response regulator, giving the protein MSPRTVLVVEDELLIRLMLVEALQDDGYTVVQAANVLEAVAAIGRSPCFDALVTDVDMPGHLNGLDLAGMVSSVSPLTQIVVVSGRDVSDDVGLGWAFMPKPYSLDHLLKLLETGDTSITVAPGVASAV; this is encoded by the coding sequence ATGTCCCCGCGTACTGTGCTCGTCGTAGAAGACGAACTTCTGATCAGATTGATGTTGGTTGAGGCGCTCCAGGACGATGGGTACACTGTCGTGCAGGCAGCGAACGTCCTTGAGGCGGTCGCGGCGATCGGACGCAGTCCGTGCTTCGACGCATTGGTCACTGACGTCGACATGCCAGGACACCTCAATGGCCTCGATCTCGCCGGAATGGTTTCAAGCGTATCTCCGCTGACGCAGATCGTTGTCGTGTCTGGTCGGGATGTCAGCGACGATGTCGGACTGGGCTGGGCGTTTATGCCAAAGCCTTACAGCTTGGATCACCTTTTGAAATTGCTGGAGACGGGCGATACTTCGATCACGGTCGCTCCTGGAGTGGCGAGCGCCGTTTGA